AAGCGCCCTTCAGCGCGGGTTGTGCTGATGAATGAGGAGAGCCGTGTCCTACTATTTAATATGATGGATCAGCTTAATCCTGGGCAAGGTTCTATATGGTTTACAGTAGGTGGGGGTTTAGAAGAAGAGGAAACGTACGAAGAGGCAGCCAAACGAGAGCTATGGGAAGAGACAGGATTGGAGAATGTAAAGTGGGGTCCCTTGATTTGGATACGGCAATTTGAGCATATATATCAAGGAGAACCGACTCTTTTTGTGGAGCATTATTTTTTAGCTTTTATTAGAGGAGCGGAACAAAGAAAGGTTAATCTGGATTATCTGACCCTTGTCGAGAAAGAAACCTATTTGGGCCACCACTGGTGGAGCTTAGAGGAGTTAGAAGAGAGTGAAGAGAAGATATATCCACGCGAAATGAAGCGGCTGTTAGAACCGATTGTGAATGGCTCCCTTCCCCGTGAACCGATTGCGATCGCGAAGTAAGGGAAGGCACATCACTTTAAGAAACCCCTACGCTCAACTGGGATGAGCGTAGGGGTATAATTTTATTATCTATTTTTTAGTTGTCGTAGTGTATCCATCATCTGCTTTACGTATAAATCATTTCCTTGGAGGTCAAGAGCAATAGGTACTTGTTCATGGACAACCTCTGCGAATTGTAGTAATTCTGGGTAGGTGCTCGCCGGAAAGGGGATGCGGTTTGTTTCGGGCGTATCTCCCCAGCTGGTAGCATATGAGAGGAGAACTAAGGCTGTTTTCTCTTTTACTTTTTCATAGAAGTCAATCCAAGTACGAGAAGCATTTAAAATTTCTTTCTCTGTTGCCGCACCAAACAGACTACGGGATCGGTGCATGTAGGATAAGGCATGTGAAGTGACGCGTGCATGGGCACTGTGAAAACATAGTTTCGCCTTAGTTGCTTCCGTAATGCGTAGTAAATGACGGGGGGTGCGAAGAGCTGGGTGTATGGCATTATTGCCTGGTTCGAAATAGTAGGAGCCCCCCATGGGCGCATTTTCAACGAGTAGCGATATTCCGAGCGGGTGTGCGATTTGTTGTAACGTGAGGAGTTGCTCAATGAAGCGTTCTACATATTGTGTTTTGTAATCATGGAGTGCATGAAATTGGCGAGGACGCTTGTCCAAATAAGCAAAAATATCCCCTAGTGCGACAGTAGATCCGTGCACGATGATGCCAGCACTTTTCTGGTCTAATAGGGGGGCGGTGGTAGTTAACCAATACTTCCAATCCTCGAGGGGAAAGTGATGGGTACCTAATCCGAGCGAATGGGGCATGCGAAAAGCTTGAGGTTTGGTTTTTGTTACGGCAAAAATCTCCTCTAACTCTGCGTACTCATAACGTTCTTCAGGAAGTTGAATGACGACATGATCAAGTCCGTGTTTATGCATGTGGTGGAGAGAATGCATATGAAGCGGCGTCGTTGCCGCTAAGAGATTAGAAAAAAGCATGAGGAAATCCTCCGTTCCTTTCATTTATCCTTTCATTTTCATATAAATGTGAAGGAAATGCAACGAAGAATTAATGGATAACAAGAGGAATGGGAAGGATACTCTTATTTTCCCTGTTGCAGAAAAGATAAGTCCAATATAGTATATACTATATGAAGTTAAGGCAAATAAGTATATCATAATGAAGCGGAACGCTGACGCAGGAGGTGAAAGGAAATCGAGTTATCGGAGCGGCAAGAGAAGATCATACAGATTGTAAAGAATCAAGGCCCTATTACAGGTGAGAAAATTGCAGAGCAACTCAGCCTGACACGGGCGACATTACGGCCAGACCTATCTATTCTCACCATGGCGGGATTTTTGGATGCACGCCCACGGGTGGGATACTTTTATGCGGGGAAGTCGGCTAACCAATTATTGAGTGAGCACTTACGCAAGTTATTGGTGCGAGATTACAAGTCATTACCTGTAGTGGTAGGAGAAGAAACGTCTGTATACGATGCAATCTGTATGTTATTTTTAGAGGACGTTGGTACCCTTTTCGTTATTAAAGAGGTAGGAATCCTTGTTGGAGTATTATCGCGCAAGGATTTATTGCAAAGTGCGATGGGGAAGCAGGATCTTCATTCCATCCCGGTGGGCGTTGTGATGACACGGATGCCAAACGTGATCACATGTGAATTAGATGATACACTATTTGAAACGGCGCGGAAGCTAATGGATTATCAGGTGGATTCGCTGCCCGTTATTCGCCCCATTGAAGGGAGTAGTCAGGTAGAAGTGGTTGGAAGGATGTCTAAAACGACAATTACGAAAGCGTTTGTAGAATTAGCCAAAGAGGAAACGGTGTAGCGGGAGGGATAGATGATCTTGAGTGATAAAAAACATCCATTAGTGTTTGTCGTCTCTGATTCTGTTGGGGAAACTGCCGAGTTTGTCGTACGTGCAGCTTCCAGTCAGTTTAATGGGGGAGAAGTAGATATTCGACGCTTCCCCCATGTAGATGATAAAAAAACGATAGCAGACGCTGTGCAAGCGGCGAAGGAATCGCACGCATTACTTGTTTTTACGCTTGTTGTGCCAGAATTACAATCCTTTATAAAAGAAGAGGCAGAGCGCTTGGAAGTCCCATATGTAGATATTATGGGACCGATGGTATCAGGTTTATCTTCACTATATCCTCGCCCCCCACGGGAGCAACCCGGTTTGGTGCGACGCATGGACGAAGATTACTTCCGCAAGATTGAAGCGGTTGAATTTGCAGTCAAGTATGATGATGGTCGTGATCCCCGTGGAATTCTGCGTGCAGATGTTGTTCTGATTGGGGTCTCGCGCACATCAAAAACTCCGCTCTCTATGTACTTGGCACATAGACGCCTCAAGGTTGCTAATGTACCGCTGGTACCAGAAGTGGAGCCGCCAGATGAGTTATACATGGTTTCGCCAAAGAAGTGCATTGGGCTTACGATCCACCCTGACCACCTTAACAACATTCGCCGGGAGCGGTTGAAATCACTAGGGTTAGGGGCAAAAGCTAATTATGCCAATATGGAACGAATCTTAGATGAGTTAGATTATGCAGAACGCATTATTAAAAAAGTGGGTTGTCCAATATTAGATGTGACGAATAAAGCGGTAGAAGAGACAGCAAATCTAATAATCGATATTCTTCGCAAGCGGGGAGGAATGGAGTTTTGATGACCAAATCAGCGTTGATGTTCGAAGAAGGTAATCGAGAGATGAAATCATTATTGGGAGGGAAGGGCGCTAACCTTGCCGAGATGACTCGTGCAGGATTGCCAGTGCCTCCTGGATTTACTATTACGACGCAGGCATGTTTAGACTACTACCGCCAAAATCAACAATTAAGTGAAAATGTGATGAAAGAGATCGAATCAACCTTACAGCGCCTAGAGGCTGTATCGGGCAAAAGCTTAGGAGATACCGCTAATCCATTGCTTGTTTCTGTTCGGTCTGGCGCGGTTTTTTCGATGCCAGGAATGATGGATACGGTTCTTAATCTGGGGCTAAATGATGAGACGGTGGTCGGATTAGCACGCTTGACGGGAAATGAACGTTTTGCGTATGATTGTTATCGTCGCTTTATCCAGATGTTTAGCAATGTCGTGCTCGGCATAGATCATTATCAATTTGAAGAGATTATTGAACGAAAAAAAGAAGAGCGCGGCATTAACGATGATCCAGCACTAACAACATCGGATTGGAAAGAGATAATCACCTCCTTCAAAGAGCTCGTACATACGGAGGACGGGCACCCATTTCCACAAGATCCCCGGGAGCAATTGCTGCGTTCTATCGTCGCGGTATTTGATTCATGGAATAATCATCGTGCTCGCATCTATCGCAATATCCATAAAATACCTCATGATTTAGGGACAGCGGTTAATGTGCAAATGATGGTGTTTGGTAACATGGGTGAAGACTCGGGGACAGGTGTAGCTTTTACACGAGATCCATCCACGGGTGAAAATCGTCTTTACGGTGAGTTTTTACTCAATGCCCAAGGGGAAGATGTGGTTGCAGGAATAAGGACACCACAACCGATTCGTACTTTAGCTGATATTATGCCGGATGTTTACGAACAATTTGCTGCAACCTGCCAGAAGTTAGAAAAAACATATGCGGATATGCAGGACATCGAGTTTACAGTGGAGCGGGGCACGTTATATTTTTTACAAACACGTAACGGAAAACGAACCGCACATGCGGGTGTGAAAATCGCTGTCGATATGGTGAAAGAGGGTATCATAGATAAAGAGACAGCTATTAGCCGGGTTGATCCTGACCAGCTGGATCAGATATTGCATCGCCGGGTTGATCCTACAGCGAAGCTACATGTATTGACGAAGGGATTGCCTGCTTCCCCTGGAGCAGCTTCAGGTAAGATCGTTTTTGATGCTGACACGGCTGAGCGATGGGCACAAGATGGGGAAGCGGTGATTTTGGTGCGCACGGAAACCACTCCGGAAGATATTCACGGAATGGTGGCATCTACAGGGATACTAACCAGCCGGGGTGGAATGACCAGTCATGCGGCTGTTGTAGCTCGTGGAATGGGGAAAGCGTGTATTTGTGGTTGTGAAGCGATGAAAGTGGACGGAAAAAACAAAGTGGTAACAGTAGAGGGAATAACGCTGACAGAGGGTGATCTTCTTTCTATTGATGGTGGAACAGGTCATGTGATTCAAGGCGAAGTACCCTTGATCGACCCTGAACTATCGGTGGAATTTCAAGAGCTGTTGCAATGGGCAGACGAATTTCGTACATTGGGTGTTCGTACCAACGCGGATACACCGGCAGACGTAGCTAAAGCACGCCAGTTTGGTGCAGAAGGGGTTGGTCTTTGCCGCACCGAGCATATGTTTATGGAAGTGGAACGAGTGCCAATTGTGCAAGAGATGATCTTGGCGGAAAACGCGGATGAACGTCAAGCGGCATTAGATAAATTGTTACAGTTCCAGCAGTCTGATTTTCGTGGGATATTCCAAGCAATGGACGGTCTCCCGGTGACGATCCGTTTACTTGATCCACCACTCCACGAATTTTTACCTAACATGGAGGATTTGCTCGTAGAGCGAACTACACTTAGCCTGCAAGCGGAAGTGGATCATATAGAGTTAGCAAAAAAGGATGCACTGTTACGTAAAATCCGAGCCTTGCATGAGTTTAATCCCATGTTGGGGCATCGTGGCTGTCGACTCGGCTTAATTTACCCTGAGATTTATGCGATGCAGATTGAGGCGATTTTCCTAGCAGCGCGTGAAGCCGTATCCGCCGGGGGAACGGTGCAACCAGAGGTGATGAT
This sequence is a window from Mechercharimyces sp. CAU 1602. Protein-coding genes within it:
- a CDS encoding NUDIX domain-containing protein, whose product is MKKRPSARVVLMNEESRVLLFNMMDQLNPGQGSIWFTVGGGLEEEETYEEAAKRELWEETGLENVKWGPLIWIRQFEHIYQGEPTLFVEHYFLAFIRGAEQRKVNLDYLTLVEKETYLGHHWWSLEELEESEEKIYPREMKRLLEPIVNGSLPREPIAIAK
- a CDS encoding helix-turn-helix transcriptional regulator, whose amino-acid sequence is MELSERQEKIIQIVKNQGPITGEKIAEQLSLTRATLRPDLSILTMAGFLDARPRVGYFYAGKSANQLLSEHLRKLLVRDYKSLPVVVGEETSVYDAICMLFLEDVGTLFVIKEVGILVGVLSRKDLLQSAMGKQDLHSIPVGVVMTRMPNVITCELDDTLFETARKLMDYQVDSLPVIRPIEGSSQVEVVGRMSKTTITKAFVELAKEETV
- a CDS encoding pyruvate, water dikinase regulatory protein produces the protein MILSDKKHPLVFVVSDSVGETAEFVVRAASSQFNGGEVDIRRFPHVDDKKTIADAVQAAKESHALLVFTLVVPELQSFIKEEAERLEVPYVDIMGPMVSGLSSLYPRPPREQPGLVRRMDEDYFRKIEAVEFAVKYDDGRDPRGILRADVVLIGVSRTSKTPLSMYLAHRRLKVANVPLVPEVEPPDELYMVSPKKCIGLTIHPDHLNNIRRERLKSLGLGAKANYANMERILDELDYAERIIKKVGCPILDVTNKAVEETANLIIDILRKRGGMEF
- the ppdK gene encoding pyruvate, phosphate dikinase translates to MTKSALMFEEGNREMKSLLGGKGANLAEMTRAGLPVPPGFTITTQACLDYYRQNQQLSENVMKEIESTLQRLEAVSGKSLGDTANPLLVSVRSGAVFSMPGMMDTVLNLGLNDETVVGLARLTGNERFAYDCYRRFIQMFSNVVLGIDHYQFEEIIERKKEERGINDDPALTTSDWKEIITSFKELVHTEDGHPFPQDPREQLLRSIVAVFDSWNNHRARIYRNIHKIPHDLGTAVNVQMMVFGNMGEDSGTGVAFTRDPSTGENRLYGEFLLNAQGEDVVAGIRTPQPIRTLADIMPDVYEQFAATCQKLEKTYADMQDIEFTVERGTLYFLQTRNGKRTAHAGVKIAVDMVKEGIIDKETAISRVDPDQLDQILHRRVDPTAKLHVLTKGLPASPGAASGKIVFDADTAERWAQDGEAVILVRTETTPEDIHGMVASTGILTSRGGMTSHAAVVARGMGKACICGCEAMKVDGKNKVVTVEGITLTEGDLLSIDGGTGHVIQGEVPLIDPELSVEFQELLQWADEFRTLGVRTNADTPADVAKARQFGAEGVGLCRTEHMFMEVERVPIVQEMILAENADERQAALDKLLQFQQSDFRGIFQAMDGLPVTIRLLDPPLHEFLPNMEDLLVERTTLSLQAEVDHIELAKKDALLRKIRALHEFNPMLGHRGCRLGLIYPEIYAMQIEAIFLAAREAVSAGGTVQPEVMIPLVGHVNELKEMRTLVDEIATRIQAESGLTIPYLVGTMIEVPRAALTAEEIATAADFFSFGTNDLTQTTFGYSRDDAEGKFLHQYVDRNILPENPFITLDTEGVGKLVQMGVEGGRRVKPDLKTGICGEHGGEKASIAFCHQTGLDYVSCSPFRVPLARLAAAQASLQKKE